A DNA window from Stenotrophomonas sp. 57 contains the following coding sequences:
- the kynU gene encoding kynureninase — protein MSDLLSRTHAIALDAADPLRPLRNEFLIPRHGGGEQTYFVGNSLGLQPRGAQAAVQEVMKQWGELAVEGHFTGPTQWLSYHRLVSAQLARVVGALPSEVVAMNTLSVNLHLMMVSFYRPTAERPVILMEAGAFPTDRHAVEAQIRFHGFDPAECLVEVQPDEANGTISLAAIERAIAEHGPRLALVLWPGVQYRTGQAFDLDAITRTARLHGARIGFDLAHSVGNLPLRLHDVAPDFAVWCHYKYLNSGPGAVAGAFVHERHHRDTTLPRFAGWWGHEEATRFHMAPQFTPAVGAEGWQLSNPPILGLAPLRASLDLFERAGMDALRSKSQALTGMLEALVHARLSNVLDIITPTDPQRRGCQLSLRVIGGRERGRALFEHLRSIGVLGDWREPDVIRISPTPLYNRYLDVHHFVEEVEAWAGL, from the coding sequence ATGTCCGACCTGCTCAGCCGCACCCACGCCATCGCTCTGGACGCCGCCGATCCGCTGCGCCCGCTGCGCAACGAATTCCTGATTCCACGCCACGGTGGCGGCGAGCAGACCTACTTCGTCGGCAACTCGCTGGGGCTGCAGCCGCGCGGCGCGCAGGCGGCCGTGCAGGAAGTGATGAAGCAGTGGGGCGAGCTGGCGGTGGAAGGCCACTTCACCGGCCCTACCCAGTGGCTGTCCTACCACCGCCTGGTGAGCGCGCAGCTGGCCCGCGTGGTCGGTGCGCTGCCCAGCGAAGTGGTGGCGATGAACACCCTGAGCGTGAACCTGCACCTGATGATGGTCAGCTTCTACCGGCCGACGGCCGAGCGCCCGGTGATCCTGATGGAAGCCGGTGCGTTCCCGACCGACCGCCACGCGGTGGAAGCGCAGATCCGTTTCCACGGGTTCGACCCGGCCGAGTGCCTGGTCGAAGTGCAGCCGGACGAAGCCAATGGCACGATCTCGCTGGCCGCGATCGAACGTGCCATCGCCGAACACGGCCCGCGCCTTGCGCTGGTGCTGTGGCCGGGCGTGCAGTACCGCACCGGCCAGGCCTTCGACCTGGATGCCATCACCCGCACCGCCCGCCTGCACGGTGCGCGCATCGGCTTCGACCTGGCGCACTCGGTCGGCAACCTGCCGTTGCGCCTGCATGACGTCGCCCCGGATTTCGCCGTGTGGTGCCACTACAAGTACCTCAACAGCGGCCCCGGCGCAGTTGCCGGTGCCTTCGTGCACGAGCGCCATCATCGCGATACCACGCTGCCGCGTTTTGCAGGCTGGTGGGGGCATGAAGAAGCTACCCGTTTCCACATGGCACCGCAGTTCACCCCGGCCGTCGGTGCCGAAGGCTGGCAGCTGAGCAATCCGCCGATTCTCGGCCTGGCGCCGCTGCGCGCCTCGCTGGACCTGTTCGAGCGTGCGGGAATGGACGCGCTGCGCAGCAAGTCGCAGGCACTCACCGGCATGCTCGAAGCCCTCGTACATGCGCGCCTTTCAAACGTACTGGACATCATCACGCCCACCGATCCGCAGCGCCGTGGCTGCCAGCTGTCGCTGCGCGTGATCGGGGGCCGCGAGCGCGGACGCGCACTCTTTGAACACCTGCGCAGCATCGGCGTGCTCGGCGACTGGCGCGAACCTGATGTGATCCGCATCTCGCCCACCCCGCTCTACAACCGCTACCTGGACGTGCACCACTTCGTCGAGGAAGTGGAAGCCTGGGCCGGCCTCTGA
- a CDS encoding NAD(P)/FAD-dependent oxidoreductase, with translation MIAHASRSLSIIGAGLAGSLLAILLSRQGWRITLYERRGDPRIADYESGRSINLALAERGRNALRQAGVEDEVMARAVMMRGRMVHPREGEPQLQRYGRDDSEVIWSIHRSDLNTTLLELAEQAGATVHFHRRLHTVDFDAGYARFIDDRDDSPHDIRFDTLIGADGAGSALRAAMNRRAPLGEDIAFLDHSYKELEIPPAADGSFRIERNALHIWPRGHYMCIALPNHEGTFTVTLFLPNQGDPSFATVNTGAQAEALFAREFADTLPLIPNLRADWEQHPPGLLGTLTLDRWHQQGRAVLIGDAAHAMVPFHGQGMNCAFEDCVALARHLMEADDLEGAFQAFEAERKPNARAIQQMALENYLEMRDRVADPAFLLQRELEQELQRRWPTRFVPHYTMVTFLHTPYAEALRRTELQRDLLTAATAGHDSLDNIDWAALEAQIHARLPVLEGAH, from the coding sequence TTGATCGCACACGCTTCCCGCTCGTTGAGCATTATCGGTGCCGGCCTCGCCGGGTCCCTGCTGGCCATCCTGCTGTCACGGCAGGGCTGGCGCATCACCCTGTACGAACGCCGCGGCGATCCGCGCATTGCCGACTACGAGAGCGGCCGTTCGATCAACCTGGCACTGGCCGAACGCGGGCGCAACGCCCTGCGCCAGGCGGGAGTGGAAGACGAGGTGATGGCGCGCGCGGTGATGATGCGCGGGCGCATGGTGCATCCGCGCGAAGGCGAACCGCAGCTGCAACGCTACGGCCGCGACGACAGCGAAGTGATCTGGTCGATCCATCGCAGCGACCTGAACACCACGCTGCTGGAACTGGCCGAACAGGCTGGCGCGACCGTACACTTCCACCGGCGCCTGCACACCGTCGATTTCGATGCCGGCTACGCGCGTTTCATCGACGACCGCGATGACAGCCCGCACGATATCCGCTTCGACACCCTGATCGGCGCTGATGGTGCCGGCTCGGCACTGCGCGCCGCAATGAACCGGCGCGCGCCGCTGGGCGAGGACATCGCCTTCCTCGACCACTCCTACAAGGAACTGGAAATTCCGCCGGCCGCCGACGGCAGCTTCCGCATCGAGCGCAATGCGCTGCACATCTGGCCGCGCGGCCACTACATGTGCATCGCGCTACCCAACCACGAAGGCACCTTCACCGTCACCCTGTTCCTGCCCAACCAGGGCGACCCCAGCTTCGCCACGGTCAACACCGGCGCGCAGGCCGAGGCGCTGTTCGCGCGCGAGTTCGCCGATACCCTGCCGTTGATCCCGAACCTGCGCGCGGACTGGGAACAGCACCCACCCGGCCTGCTTGGCACGCTGACGCTCGATCGCTGGCACCAGCAGGGCCGCGCCGTGCTGATCGGCGATGCTGCACATGCGATGGTGCCGTTCCACGGCCAGGGCATGAACTGCGCATTCGAGGATTGCGTGGCTCTGGCCCGCCATCTGATGGAAGCGGACGACCTGGAAGGCGCGTTCCAAGCCTTCGAAGCCGAGCGCAAGCCGAACGCGCGCGCAATCCAGCAGATGGCGCTGGAAAACTATCTGGAAATGCGTGACCGCGTAGCTGATCCCGCGTTCCTGCTGCAACGCGAACTGGAACAGGAACTGCAGCGACGCTGGCCGACCCGCTTCGTGCCGCACTACACGATGGTCACCTTCCTGCACACGCCCTATGCCGAGGCACTGCGCCGTACCGAGCTGCAGCGCGACCTGCTGACGGCTGCCACCGCGGGCCACGATTCACTGGACAACATCGACTGGGCCGCGCTGGAAGCACAGATCCACGCGCGGCTGCCGGTCCTGGAGGGCGCACACTGA
- the sbcB gene encoding exodeoxyribonuclease I, with the protein MADSFLFYDLETFGQDPRRTRIAQFAAMRTDADLNVIDTPVSFFVRPADDLLPSPMATLVTGITPQQALAEGISEAEAFDRINEQLSRPGTCALGYNTLRFDDEFVRYGLFRNFHDPYEREWRNGNSRWDLLDMLRLMRAMRPEGIQWPLRDDGATSFKLEHLAEANNVREGDAHEALSDVRATIGMARLFKQSQPRLWEYALKLRDKRFVGSLLDVTAMKPVLHISMRYPASRLCAAPVLPLAVHPTINNRVIVFDLDGDIDDLLALPADVIAQRLYMRASELPEGVARVPLKEVHLNKVPALIAWNHLRADDHERLGLDVAAIDAKIERLREFAPQLAEKARQVYNQPRMATVADVDASLYDGFLGNGDKPLLALARTTAPEQLAALEGRFRDPRLPELLFRYRARNHPDSLAPAERQRWQDYRRQRLLGDGGLGELNLPQYQQQLDALAAEAPDDTRRQALLQSLRDWGQHLQETL; encoded by the coding sequence ATGGCCGACAGCTTCCTGTTCTACGATCTTGAGACCTTCGGCCAGGACCCGCGCCGCACCCGCATCGCCCAGTTCGCGGCGATGCGCACCGATGCCGATCTCAACGTGATCGACACCCCGGTCAGCTTCTTCGTGCGCCCTGCCGACGACCTGCTGCCCTCGCCGATGGCCACCCTGGTCACCGGCATCACCCCACAGCAGGCCCTGGCCGAAGGCATCAGCGAGGCCGAAGCCTTCGACCGTATCAACGAGCAGCTGTCGCGCCCGGGCACCTGCGCGCTGGGCTACAACACCCTGCGCTTCGACGATGAGTTCGTCCGCTACGGCCTGTTCCGCAACTTCCACGATCCGTACGAACGCGAGTGGCGCAACGGCAATTCGCGCTGGGATCTGCTGGACATGCTGCGGCTGATGCGCGCGATGCGCCCGGAGGGCATCCAGTGGCCACTGCGCGATGACGGCGCCACCTCGTTCAAGCTCGAACACCTGGCCGAGGCCAACAACGTGCGCGAAGGCGATGCGCACGAAGCGCTGTCAGACGTGCGCGCCACCATCGGCATGGCGCGGCTGTTCAAGCAGTCGCAGCCGCGGCTGTGGGAGTACGCGCTGAAGCTGCGCGACAAGCGCTTCGTCGGCAGCCTGCTGGACGTGACCGCGATGAAGCCGGTGCTGCACATTTCCATGCGCTACCCCGCCAGCCGCCTGTGCGCGGCGCCGGTGCTGCCGCTGGCCGTGCACCCCACCATCAACAACCGGGTGATCGTGTTCGACCTGGACGGCGACATCGACGACCTGCTGGCACTGCCGGCCGACGTGATCGCACAGCGCCTGTACATGCGCGCCAGCGAGCTCCCCGAGGGTGTTGCACGGGTGCCGCTGAAGGAGGTGCATCTGAACAAGGTGCCGGCGCTGATCGCCTGGAACCACCTGCGTGCCGATGACCACGAGCGCTTGGGCCTGGACGTGGCAGCCATCGACGCCAAGATCGAGCGCCTGCGCGAATTCGCCCCGCAGCTGGCGGAGAAGGCGCGCCAGGTCTACAACCAGCCGCGCATGGCCACCGTGGCCGATGTCGATGCATCGCTGTACGACGGCTTCCTCGGCAACGGTGACAAGCCGCTGCTGGCGCTGGCCCGCACCACGGCGCCGGAACAGCTGGCCGCACTGGAAGGCCGCTTCCGCGACCCGCGCCTGCCCGAACTGCTGTTCCGCTACCGTGCGCGCAACCATCCCGACAGCCTCGCGCCGGCTGAACGCCAGCGCTGGCAGGATTACCGCCGCCAGCGGCTGCTCGGAGACGGCGGCCTGGGCGAACTCAACCTGCCCCAGTACCAGCAGCAGCTCGATGCACTGGCCGCCGAAGCGCCTGATGACACCCGGCGCCAGGCCCTGCTGCAATCGCTGCGCGACTGGGGCCAGCACCTGCAGGAGACGCTGTGA
- a CDS encoding DUF2461 domain-containing protein, whose product MSTYFSDASFKFLRSLARHNEKAWFNDHRQQYEDHVRQPFLRLLGDLQPALAEVSGHFRADTRGVGGSLFRIHRDARFSNDKSPYKTWQGARLFHERRREVAAPSFYVHLQPGESFIGAGLWHPEPETQRRVRHFILDNPGSWKAAAHAPALRKRFDFEESEKLVRPPRGFPADFEFIDDLKHRNWVMWRSLDDDTMTGPRLLSTLGKDLAALGPFVDYLCAALDLEF is encoded by the coding sequence GTGAGCACTTATTTCTCGGACGCCAGCTTCAAGTTCCTGCGCAGCCTTGCGCGGCACAACGAAAAGGCCTGGTTCAACGATCACCGCCAGCAGTACGAAGACCACGTACGGCAGCCGTTCCTGCGCCTGCTGGGCGACCTGCAGCCGGCGCTGGCCGAGGTCAGCGGGCACTTCCGCGCCGATACCCGGGGCGTCGGTGGCTCCCTGTTCCGCATCCATCGCGACGCGCGCTTCTCCAATGACAAGTCGCCGTACAAGACCTGGCAGGGCGCTCGACTGTTCCATGAGCGCCGCCGCGAAGTGGCCGCGCCTTCGTTCTACGTGCACCTGCAGCCCGGCGAGAGCTTCATCGGCGCCGGCCTGTGGCATCCGGAACCGGAAACCCAGCGCCGCGTGCGTCACTTCATCCTCGACAACCCGGGCAGCTGGAAGGCGGCCGCGCATGCTCCCGCGCTGCGCAAGCGCTTTGATTTCGAGGAGAGCGAGAAGCTGGTGCGGCCGCCGCGCGGCTTCCCGGCCGACTTCGAGTTCATCGACGACCTCAAGCATCGCAACTGGGTGATGTGGCGCTCGCTGGACGACGACACCATGACCGGCCCGCGCCTGCTCTCCACCCTGGGCAAGGACCTCGCCGCGCTGGGCCCATTCGTCGATTACCTCTGCGCTGCGCTGGACCTGGAGTTCTGA
- a CDS encoding aldo/keto reductase, whose product MTQELPLARQRRLLGRTGLQVSPIGLGCSGFWGHRRFAEGDAAAVVEHALAQGVNLLDTGHNYSGFHAEPRLGRILRPLLKQYPRDALVISSKGGTLTGQAGISGAEQRNFSPAAITASCEASLRNLGLDHLDIYQLHGASEHDINDDLLGALQRLRERGLIRHTGINTHAASTLHWMIAHPTAFDLVLLDYNALQQDREPLIDQLHAAGIGVLAGTVLAQGHLLPARARLPRLADAWYLARAWLKPSSRQLMHSARQMRSAVAAIRSQRPAQTAFAYALGHPGVASGILGTTRIRSLDEVLATRLEALSATERQQLVDAFGDGRGSPSH is encoded by the coding sequence ATGACTCAGGAACTGCCCCTGGCGCGGCAGCGGCGCCTGCTGGGCCGTACCGGCCTGCAGGTCTCGCCGATCGGCCTGGGCTGTTCCGGCTTCTGGGGCCACCGCCGCTTCGCCGAGGGCGACGCGGCCGCCGTCGTCGAACACGCACTTGCGCAGGGCGTGAACCTGCTCGACACCGGTCACAACTATTCGGGCTTCCACGCCGAGCCGCGCCTGGGCCGCATTCTTCGCCCGCTGCTGAAGCAGTACCCGCGCGACGCGCTGGTGATCTCCAGCAAGGGCGGCACGCTGACCGGCCAGGCCGGCATCAGCGGCGCCGAACAGCGCAATTTCTCGCCTGCGGCCATCACCGCCAGCTGCGAAGCTTCGCTGCGCAACCTCGGCCTGGACCATCTGGATATCTACCAGTTGCATGGCGCCAGCGAACACGACATCAACGACGACCTGCTCGGCGCACTGCAGCGCCTGCGCGAGCGCGGGCTGATCCGGCATACCGGCATCAACACCCACGCCGCGTCGACCCTTCACTGGATGATCGCCCACCCCACCGCCTTCGATCTGGTGCTGCTGGACTACAACGCCCTGCAGCAGGACCGCGAACCGCTGATCGACCAGCTGCACGCCGCAGGCATCGGCGTACTGGCAGGTACCGTGCTGGCACAAGGCCACCTGCTGCCCGCACGTGCGCGCCTGCCGCGGCTGGCCGACGCCTGGTACCTGGCGCGCGCCTGGCTCAAGCCCAGCAGCCGGCAACTGATGCACAGCGCCCGCCAGATGCGCAGCGCCGTGGCCGCGATCCGCAGCCAGCGCCCCGCGCAGACCGCCTTTGCCTACGCGTTGGGACACCCGGGCGTGGCCAGCGGCATTCTCGGTACCACCCGCATCCGCAGTCTGGACGAAGTGCTGGCGACACGGCTGGAGGCATTGAGCGCTACCGAGCGCCAGCAACTGGTGGACGCCTTTGGCGATGGCCGCGGTTCGCCCAGTCATTGA
- a CDS encoding DUF2939 domain-containing protein — translation MKKLIALVVLLVLAVAAWWFGGPYMTINGLSKAIEQRDTARLERYVDFPRVRGSLRAQLNDYLVRQAGPEVAASPFGALLYGLGDQLGGAAVETMVTPTGIGAMLQGHVLWKRGRNELQGGDAFGPTEPARPLKNAEHHFEALDRFVIDVDRGPGQPPLKVVLEPQGLRWKVVDLQLGMSVTH, via the coding sequence ATGAAGAAGCTCATCGCACTGGTTGTACTGCTGGTCCTGGCGGTGGCGGCCTGGTGGTTCGGCGGCCCGTACATGACCATCAATGGCCTGTCCAAGGCCATCGAGCAGCGCGACACCGCGCGCCTGGAACGTTACGTCGACTTCCCGCGCGTGCGCGGCAGCCTGCGCGCCCAGCTCAACGACTACCTGGTGCGCCAGGCCGGCCCGGAGGTAGCGGCCAGCCCGTTCGGCGCCCTGCTCTATGGGCTGGGCGACCAGCTGGGCGGTGCCGCGGTGGAGACGATGGTGACCCCGACCGGCATCGGCGCGATGCTGCAGGGCCACGTGCTGTGGAAGCGCGGTCGCAATGAACTGCAGGGCGGCGATGCCTTCGGCCCGACCGAACCGGCGCGTCCTTTGAAGAACGCCGAGCATCACTTCGAAGCGCTGGACCGCTTCGTGATCGACGTCGATCGCGGCCCCGGCCAGCCCCCCCTGAAGGTGGTGCTGGAGCCGCAGGGCCTGCGCTGGAAGGTGGTGGACCTGCAGCTGGGGATGTCGGTCACGCATTGA
- a CDS encoding 5'-nucleotidase, protein MGDNSPRLLTVAVTSRALFDLEESHALFESDGVAAYAEFQRQHEDDILGPGVAFPVVRKLLALNQGASPENPRVEVILLSRNSADTGLRIFNSIQHYGLGIIRATFTAGEPTWPYVKPFGTDLFLSANPESVRSALRHGIAAATILPKPPGETAAAAADQIDTGRPAGQLRIAFDGDAVIFGDESERISREQGVEAFGRHERERAREPLSGGPFRGFLSALHTLQEVFPAGESAPIRTALVTARSAPAHERVIRTLREWGVRLDEALFLGGRHKGPFLQAFGADIFFDDSQHNIDSAREHVAAGHVPHGVANEG, encoded by the coding sequence ATGGGCGACAACTCCCCCCGTTTGCTGACCGTCGCGGTGACCTCGCGCGCGCTGTTCGACCTCGAGGAAAGCCACGCGCTGTTCGAGAGTGATGGCGTGGCGGCGTACGCCGAATTCCAGCGCCAGCATGAGGACGACATCCTCGGCCCCGGCGTGGCCTTTCCGGTGGTGCGCAAGCTGCTGGCGCTGAACCAGGGCGCCAGCCCGGAGAACCCGCGGGTCGAGGTGATCCTGCTGTCGCGCAATTCGGCCGATACCGGCCTGCGCATCTTCAATTCGATCCAGCATTACGGCCTGGGCATCATCCGCGCGACATTCACCGCCGGCGAGCCAACCTGGCCGTACGTGAAGCCATTCGGTACCGATCTGTTCCTGTCGGCCAACCCGGAATCGGTGCGCAGCGCACTGCGCCACGGCATCGCCGCGGCCACCATCCTGCCCAAGCCGCCGGGTGAAACCGCTGCGGCGGCGGCCGACCAGATCGATACCGGTCGCCCGGCCGGGCAGCTGCGCATCGCCTTTGACGGTGACGCAGTGATCTTCGGTGATGAAAGCGAGCGCATTTCGCGCGAGCAGGGCGTGGAAGCGTTTGGCCGCCACGAGCGCGAGCGTGCCCGCGAACCGCTCAGTGGCGGCCCGTTCCGCGGCTTCCTGTCGGCCCTGCATACGCTGCAGGAAGTCTTCCCGGCCGGCGAAAGCGCACCGATCCGCACCGCATTGGTGACCGCACGCTCGGCACCGGCGCACGAGCGCGTGATCCGCACCCTGCGCGAGTGGGGCGTGCGCCTGGACGAGGCGCTGTTCCTGGGCGGCCGTCACAAGGGCCCGTTCCTGCAGGCCTTCGGTGCCGACATCTTCTTCGACGATTCGCAGCACAACATCGACAGTGCGCGCGAGCACGTGGCCGCCGGCCACGTGCCGCACGGCGTCGCCAACGAAGGCTGA
- a CDS encoding NAD kinase has protein sequence MSDTPRIAFLASTTEPAQMARAAMISRYGDHTPEQADVLCPLGGDGFMLQTLHRHGHLGKPVFGMKLGTVGFLMNQYRGDDDVQARIARAEPANLRPLEMVALTESGTSTGSLAYNDVSLLRQTRQAAHIGIDLNGQERVAELIGDGVLVATPAGSTAYNYSAHGPVLPLGSHTIALTPLAPYRPRRWRGAILKADTEVRFRVLDPYKRPVSVTADSHETRDVVEVTIRESKDRRVTLLFDPEHNLEDRILSEQFVF, from the coding sequence ATGAGCGACACCCCCCGCATCGCTTTCCTGGCCAGCACCACCGAACCTGCGCAGATGGCCCGCGCGGCGATGATTTCGCGTTATGGCGATCACACGCCGGAGCAGGCCGACGTGCTGTGCCCGCTGGGTGGCGACGGCTTCATGCTGCAGACCCTGCATCGGCACGGGCACCTGGGCAAGCCGGTGTTCGGCATGAAGCTGGGTACCGTCGGCTTCCTGATGAACCAGTACCGTGGCGATGATGACGTGCAGGCCCGCATTGCGCGCGCCGAACCGGCCAACCTGCGCCCGCTGGAAATGGTGGCGCTGACCGAATCGGGCACCAGTACCGGTTCGCTGGCCTACAACGATGTCTCGCTGCTGCGGCAGACCCGGCAAGCCGCGCATATCGGCATCGACCTGAACGGCCAGGAGCGCGTGGCCGAACTGATCGGCGACGGCGTGCTGGTGGCCACCCCGGCCGGCAGCACCGCCTACAACTATTCCGCGCATGGCCCCGTGCTGCCGCTGGGCTCGCACACCATCGCGCTGACGCCGTTGGCGCCCTATCGCCCACGGCGCTGGCGCGGCGCGATCCTGAAGGCGGATACCGAAGTGCGCTTCCGCGTGCTTGATCCGTACAAGCGTCCGGTCAGCGTGACCGCCGATTCGCACGAGACCCGCGACGTGGTCGAGGTGACCATCCGCGAGTCGAAGGACCGCCGCGTGACCCTGCTGTTCGACCCGGAGCACAACCTGGAAGACCGGATCCTGAGCGAACAGTTCGTTTTTTGA